From a region of the Natronogracilivirga saccharolytica genome:
- a CDS encoding ATP-binding protein, with amino-acid sequence MLPKYASATLWLIIIMAYGSSPLSAFDYHLELTTDDGLPSSFIKQISELPSGALAIATDDGLSFYDGYEFHNRSIPHGLPDRYVKQTLVSSDNTLWVATDSGPAFAKLDDDKPIPYSFTTLPFDPDDNDKRIRRLIEINDGTILMAGQNRIYRINEDHSIEPLSFDFEPEFQTNFVRSYTFYKDKKGNILIPSTANGLLLIENGADYVRKIPDTGLSESLLDIEISGVIPEDGLQRFWVASDDGIYKMDWDYESAKVIRSQWIEQSSGIDVDVVKPRNSDHLFIGGNGEGLFTMDKESHAVKPTRDFFSNYIKHVHIDRSNNIWVSTDHGINMLPVFPFANVGKEKGLPRRYVTDVVNDKLGNLWVATHGGIYFREAGEENLQQLDYLENEFVKTLHYEPGNSNLIVFSRNIIHNINVHSLEASIIAELDPVMDVELAVLQDNNLYWMVDNSGLLYRYDSLHDSLRVFGPDDGISESLSGITLTEDNTVWVSGTSRFLAYFDPGNEEFISIDWDDYYVEPDPDTYFTYIHPGVDNQLWLGSTEGLYHLDTAPHSEPHDTVAEHHFCTTFAGESTRWIKNSGEITWVGTNQNLHWIYSEDFCDPAQQVIRTFSTVNGLMSTSFSHGAAYLDQDDFLWMGTNVGVSYYNGGTFSTNASPVQLRYWRVHDDVFHTAEERELDHDVSHMTFAFTTYDYPSEDIYYQTRLKETGESWSEPTNQSVFSRSFYGSGWYTFEVRASRNSTDWTEPLQLSFYIPPPWWMHNYMIAAYVVVLFFMVVGFINWRSRELKKRNKDLANSVRERTEHLTKTVDRLEKEIAQRRKIERQLKESNFTKERLIKIISHDLRSPFQGIVGYASMLRDEFGELSDEEKTGMIDQIVTSSNRAVNLLTQLLEWVTLQSGKMSFDPDTLRLADLVNETLELLQSLSESKNITISHNIADDIMVFADKHMLQTVLRNLLSNAVKFTDSGGEVTVEAEQSTSGTEITVSDNGVGVEQHTLDQILSKEKTVSTKGTQREAGTGLGLVMCVEMIRRHGGSLSGRSKPGEGSTFVISLPSDKGISSAQNGSKKEAGALT; translated from the coding sequence ATGTTGCCTAAATACGCCTCAGCAACTTTGTGGCTGATTATCATAATGGCTTATGGTTCATCGCCATTATCTGCGTTTGATTACCATCTCGAGCTGACTACAGATGATGGCTTGCCTTCTTCGTTCATCAAACAAATCTCGGAGCTGCCATCCGGCGCGCTGGCCATAGCCACAGATGACGGACTATCCTTTTATGACGGCTACGAGTTCCATAACCGATCCATTCCTCACGGTCTTCCTGACAGATATGTCAAGCAAACACTCGTGTCCAGCGACAATACACTATGGGTCGCTACCGACAGCGGACCTGCATTTGCAAAGCTGGACGATGACAAACCCATACCCTATTCTTTCACGACCCTTCCATTCGATCCTGATGACAATGACAAAAGAATACGCAGGCTGATTGAAATTAATGACGGCACCATTCTGATGGCCGGACAAAACCGGATATATCGTATCAATGAAGATCACTCCATCGAGCCATTATCCTTCGATTTTGAACCGGAATTTCAAACCAACTTCGTCCGGTCCTACACTTTTTATAAAGACAAAAAAGGCAACATACTCATCCCGTCTACGGCTAACGGACTTTTGCTGATCGAAAACGGAGCTGATTATGTCCGGAAAATTCCTGATACCGGGCTTTCTGAGAGCCTTCTGGATATAGAAATCTCAGGTGTAATACCGGAGGATGGCTTGCAGCGATTCTGGGTCGCCAGTGACGATGGTATTTACAAGATGGATTGGGACTACGAGTCCGCAAAGGTTATCAGATCACAGTGGATTGAGCAGAGCAGCGGCATTGATGTTGATGTCGTAAAGCCCCGGAACAGCGACCATTTGTTCATCGGTGGAAACGGGGAAGGCCTGTTTACCATGGATAAAGAAAGCCACGCCGTAAAACCAACACGCGATTTTTTTTCAAACTACATAAAGCATGTGCACATTGATCGCAGTAACAACATCTGGGTCAGCACGGATCATGGAATCAACATGCTGCCCGTTTTTCCCTTTGCCAATGTAGGCAAAGAAAAAGGACTGCCCAGACGATATGTTACTGATGTGGTGAATGACAAGCTCGGCAACCTCTGGGTGGCAACACATGGTGGCATTTATTTCAGAGAGGCGGGGGAAGAAAATCTTCAGCAGCTCGATTACCTTGAAAACGAATTTGTCAAAACGCTGCATTACGAACCGGGCAACAGTAATCTGATCGTCTTTTCACGAAATATCATCCACAATATTAACGTGCATTCCCTTGAGGCGTCGATAATAGCCGAACTGGATCCGGTTATGGATGTGGAATTGGCAGTTTTGCAGGACAACAATCTGTACTGGATGGTTGACAATTCGGGACTGCTGTACCGCTATGATTCACTTCATGACTCACTCAGGGTTTTTGGCCCCGATGACGGCATCAGCGAGTCACTTTCCGGAATTACACTCACTGAGGACAACACCGTCTGGGTATCAGGAACATCGCGGTTTCTTGCTTACTTCGATCCAGGAAATGAAGAGTTTATCAGTATCGACTGGGATGATTACTATGTGGAGCCTGATCCGGATACCTATTTCACCTACATCCACCCCGGAGTTGATAATCAGCTTTGGTTAGGCTCTACCGAGGGACTCTATCACCTGGATACTGCTCCGCACTCCGAACCGCATGACACGGTAGCTGAGCATCATTTCTGCACGACATTTGCGGGTGAAAGCACCCGGTGGATTAAAAACAGCGGCGAAATAACCTGGGTTGGAACCAATCAAAACCTGCACTGGATATATTCTGAAGATTTCTGCGATCCCGCACAACAAGTCATCCGTACGTTCTCAACCGTCAACGGACTGATGTCAACCAGTTTCAGCCACGGTGCCGCCTATCTGGACCAGGACGATTTTTTATGGATGGGTACCAATGTCGGCGTGAGTTATTACAACGGGGGGACTTTTTCAACAAATGCCTCTCCGGTGCAGCTGCGCTACTGGCGTGTTCACGACGATGTTTTTCACACCGCTGAAGAGCGTGAACTGGATCATGATGTCAGTCATATGACATTTGCCTTTACCACGTATGATTACCCTTCCGAAGACATTTATTACCAGACACGCCTGAAGGAAACAGGTGAATCCTGGTCTGAACCCACCAATCAATCTGTATTTTCACGATCATTTTACGGATCGGGCTGGTATACGTTTGAAGTCAGGGCATCACGCAATTCAACCGACTGGACAGAGCCGCTTCAGCTGAGTTTTTACATCCCCCCACCCTGGTGGATGCACAACTATATGATTGCAGCTTATGTTGTCGTACTGTTTTTTATGGTGGTCGGATTCATCAACTGGCGGTCCAGGGAGCTGAAGAAGCGAAACAAGGATCTTGCCAACTCTGTAAGAGAGCGCACCGAGCATCTCACTAAAACGGTGGATCGTCTGGAAAAGGAAATCGCACAGCGCCGCAAGATTGAAAGACAGTTGAAAGAGAGCAATTTCACCAAGGAGCGGCTGATCAAGATCATTTCCCACGACCTTCGGTCGCCGTTTCAGGGCATAGTGGGTTATGCCAGTATGCTGCGGGATGAGTTCGGGGAATTATCCGATGAAGAAAAAACGGGCATGATTGACCAGATTGTAACTTCATCCAACCGGGCTGTGAACCTTTTGACACAGCTTCTTGAATGGGTTACTCTTCAAAGCGGAAAAATGAGTTTTGATCCGGATACACTGAGGCTTGCTGACCTTGTAAATGAAACCCTCGAATTGCTTCAGAGTCTTTCTGAAAGCAAAAATATCACCATCAGCCATAATATCGCCGATGACATTATGGTTTTTGCGGATAAACACATGCTTCAGACAGTACTCCGGAACCTGCTCAGCAACGCCGTCAAATTTACAGACTCCGGCGGGGAAGTAACTGTTGAAGCTGAGCAAAGCACATCAGGTACGGAAATCACAGTTTCAGACAACGGTGTGGGTGTAGAACAGCACACACTGGACCAGATACTTTCAAAGGAGAAGACGGTCAGCACAAAAGGAACCCAAAGAGAGGCGGGTACCGGCCTGGGACTGGTTATGTGTGTTGAGATGATCCGGCGCCACGGGGGATCACTCTCGGGTCGAAGCAAACCAGGGGAAGGCTCTACATTTGTGATCTCACTGCCCAGCGATAAAGGTATCAGCAGTGCACAAAACGGTTCCAAAAAAGAAGCCGGAGCCCTGACCTGA
- the gap gene encoding type I glyceraldehyde-3-phosphate dehydrogenase — protein MSRIKVGINGFGRIGRLVTRAILANYNDKIQVVAVNDLTDAKTLAHLFKYDSIQGKFDGEVRAEGDSLVINGEKIKVTAEKDPSNLSWGKDGVRTVVESTGIFTHSDGASKHLQAGAEKVVISAPAKGDVKTIVIGVNDDEISDDVNIYSNASCTTNCLAPMVKVLDDAFGVEKGFMTTIHAYTGDQPTVDSPHKDLRRARAAAINIVPTSTGAAKAVGLVLPHLNGKLDGGAMRVPVATGSLTDFTATVKKETTLEEVTAAFKKAAEGEMKGILEFTDEPIVSSDIIGNPHSTIYDSDITKVDGKMVKVVGWYDNEAGYSERTADLIVRIG, from the coding sequence ATGTCAAGAATAAAAGTAGGAATTAACGGATTTGGACGGATCGGACGGTTGGTTACCCGTGCTATCCTTGCCAACTACAATGACAAGATTCAGGTAGTTGCGGTAAACGACCTGACAGATGCCAAAACCCTGGCTCATCTCTTCAAATATGACTCGATTCAGGGTAAATTTGACGGTGAGGTTCGCGCTGAAGGCGACAGCCTGGTTATCAACGGAGAGAAAATCAAAGTAACAGCAGAAAAAGATCCGTCAAACCTCTCCTGGGGAAAGGATGGTGTCCGCACTGTTGTTGAGAGCACCGGTATTTTCACCCACAGTGACGGTGCCTCCAAGCACCTGCAGGCGGGCGCTGAAAAAGTGGTTATCTCAGCTCCGGCAAAAGGCGATGTGAAGACGATTGTTATTGGCGTTAATGATGATGAAATCAGTGATGATGTGAATATCTATTCCAACGCCAGCTGCACAACCAACTGCCTTGCGCCGATGGTAAAGGTTCTTGATGATGCCTTTGGTGTTGAAAAAGGATTCATGACCACCATCCACGCCTACACCGGAGACCAGCCCACTGTCGACAGCCCGCACAAAGATCTTCGCAGAGCCCGTGCCGCTGCTATCAACATTGTGCCGACTTCCACAGGTGCAGCCAAAGCTGTAGGACTGGTACTTCCTCACCTGAATGGCAAGCTTGACGGCGGTGCCATGCGCGTACCCGTTGCTACCGGCTCGCTGACCGACTTCACTGCTACGGTCAAGAAGGAGACTACACTTGAAGAAGTGACAGCAGCCTTCAAAAAAGCAGCCGAAGGTGAAATGAAGGGTATTCTTGAGTTTACCGATGAGCCCATCGTATCTTCCGACATCATCGGCAACCCGCATTCAACCATTTACGATTCCGATATTACCAAAGTAGATGGCAAGATGGTGAAGGTTGTTGGCTGGTATGATAACGAAGCCGGCTATTCAGAAAGAACAGCTGATCTGATTGTCCGGATCGGATAA
- a CDS encoding ankyrin repeat domain-containing protein → METSPLIEACKSGDLQEIKASLKDGADINAVSATGSTPLIYAAQNNQLEAVELLLKKGASVNEKNKIGGTALNRAAENGNIKMMKLLFDNGAEIGPLALILASREGQLDAVKLLIEKGADVNATQHWGQTALMFAAKEGNLEIVRFLISSGADVKIKDKNGYTALNHAVENEQSDVAVVLRSAGATESRAKKRQSPPPPLNDDDDDDDNGDDSDEVDLGSDDDDIADEDQSEK, encoded by the coding sequence ATGGAAACTTCTCCTCTCATAGAAGCGTGCAAATCAGGTGATCTTCAGGAAATCAAAGCGAGCCTGAAGGATGGTGCTGATATAAATGCCGTTTCTGCGACCGGATCAACGCCTTTGATTTATGCTGCCCAGAACAATCAGCTTGAAGCTGTTGAGCTGCTCCTGAAAAAAGGCGCCAGTGTAAATGAAAAGAACAAAATTGGGGGCACAGCACTTAACAGGGCAGCTGAAAACGGCAATATCAAAATGATGAAGCTGCTTTTTGACAACGGTGCAGAAATAGGCCCGCTTGCACTGATTCTTGCTTCGAGGGAAGGACAGCTTGATGCCGTCAAATTACTGATTGAGAAGGGCGCTGATGTCAATGCCACCCAGCACTGGGGGCAGACCGCTTTGATGTTTGCCGCAAAAGAGGGAAATCTGGAAATTGTTCGTTTTCTGATTTCCAGCGGTGCCGATGTGAAAATAAAAGACAAAAACGGGTATACGGCCCTTAATCATGCCGTTGAAAACGAGCAGTCGGATGTTGCTGTGGTGCTTCGGAGTGCCGGAGCCACTGAGAGCAGGGCAAAAAAAAGGCAGTCACCGCCACCGCCACTGAATGACGATGACGACGATGATGACAATGGCGATGATTCCGATGAGGTAGATCTTGGCAGTGACGATGATGATATTGCCGATGAAGACCAGAGCGAAAAATAA
- the fmt gene encoding methionyl-tRNA formyltransferase, which produces MTVRPLDIVFMGNPDFAVPSLERLAGSHHNISAVVTGRDKRRGRRGKPEPSPVKSKALDLSLRVIESDDVRTEAFAAQINQLQPDLLVVVAFKLLPPNVLAIPSKGSLNLHASLLPKYRGAAPIHRALINGERETGCTVFLLDEGMDTGAILGLQKTAVDFLETTGDVYDRLKVMGAGLLLRTIDEIAEGKHRPQQQSDKSASKAPKISVEEAEIDFNRDGFAVHNLIRGMSPFPGAWTTCDGKKLKITRSEPAPEIRLQPGQAELISGEAFAGCGNGSVKLTEVRPEGKKVMSGADFLRGAGGSAILGR; this is translated from the coding sequence ATGACAGTGAGGCCACTCGACATCGTGTTTATGGGGAATCCCGATTTTGCAGTTCCCTCGCTGGAGAGGCTTGCAGGCAGTCATCATAACATCTCAGCTGTTGTAACCGGGAGAGACAAGCGGAGGGGCCGCAGAGGAAAACCGGAACCATCTCCCGTCAAGAGTAAAGCGCTGGATCTGTCGCTGCGTGTCATCGAATCGGATGATGTCCGGACCGAAGCGTTTGCTGCCCAAATCAATCAGCTGCAGCCCGATCTGCTTGTGGTAGTCGCATTCAAATTACTGCCCCCCAATGTGCTTGCTATTCCTTCAAAGGGATCGCTGAACCTTCATGCGTCATTGCTGCCAAAATACCGTGGCGCGGCGCCTATCCACCGGGCGCTTATTAACGGAGAGCGGGAAACAGGCTGTACGGTATTTTTGCTTGATGAAGGCATGGATACCGGTGCAATACTCGGCCTGCAAAAAACGGCAGTGGACTTTCTGGAAACCACCGGAGATGTGTATGACAGGCTGAAAGTCATGGGGGCTGGTCTGTTGCTGCGTACCATTGATGAGATAGCTGAAGGAAAACATCGTCCGCAGCAGCAAAGTGATAAAAGCGCATCAAAAGCGCCCAAAATATCTGTTGAAGAAGCCGAAATTGATTTTAACCGGGACGGTTTTGCCGTACATAATCTGATCCGCGGTATGAGTCCGTTCCCCGGCGCATGGACAACATGTGATGGTAAAAAGCTGAAAATCACACGCTCGGAGCCGGCCCCGGAAATACGGTTGCAACCGGGTCAGGCAGAGTTGATAAGCGGAGAGGCTTTTGCCGGGTGCGGCAACGGGAGTGTCAAACTGACTGAGGTGCGTCCGGAAGGAAAGAAAGTCATGAGCGGTGCCGATTTCCTGCGGGGTGCAGGCGGCTCAGCAATACTTGGAAGGTGA
- the def gene encoding peptide deformylase yields the protein MAILPIVTYDDPVLRNPAEPVESNTPELQTFIDDLFETMYEASGVGLAAPQVGRSLRIFVVDADAITEAEGEGTYGPRVYINPEIVSDQDYLWDAEEGCLSIPDVREKVTRPDSIRIRYLDRDFYAHEEEHQGWFARVLQHEYDHLRGVLFIDYLGAFRKRLIRNKLNEIKSGNVDTEYSLVPKKSIPK from the coding sequence ATGGCCATTTTACCCATCGTTACGTACGACGATCCAGTACTGAGAAATCCTGCAGAACCGGTTGAATCCAATACCCCGGAGCTCCAGACGTTCATCGACGACCTGTTTGAGACCATGTATGAGGCCAGCGGTGTGGGACTCGCCGCCCCGCAGGTCGGCAGATCACTCCGGATTTTTGTTGTTGATGCTGATGCTATAACCGAAGCCGAGGGAGAGGGCACGTATGGCCCGCGCGTATACATCAATCCGGAAATCGTATCCGATCAGGATTATTTGTGGGATGCCGAAGAAGGCTGCCTCAGTATCCCGGATGTCAGGGAAAAAGTGACCCGGCCTGATTCGATCCGCATTCGTTATCTTGACCGGGATTTTTATGCGCATGAGGAAGAGCATCAGGGTTGGTTTGCCAGAGTGCTTCAGCATGAATATGATCACCTGCGGGGTGTGCTGTTTATTGACTACCTCGGTGCATTCCGCAAACGGCTGATCAGAAACAAACTCAATGAGATCAAATCAGGAAACGTGGACACGGAATATTCATTGGTGCCCAAAAAATCCATCCCGAAATGA
- the ruvX gene encoding Holliday junction resolvase RuvX has product MQRIIGVDVGLKRVGIAQSDKTGILASPLGTFTYNEALLQIEKLCNAGEVRLVLIGWPLTLRGEEKDSVDMVRKFIARLEKKTGSAPIQTMDERFTSTIAQQSIRDSGAGRKKRQRKDLVDSTAATILLQNYLDAQ; this is encoded by the coding sequence ATGCAGCGAATTATTGGTGTTGATGTCGGCCTGAAACGAGTTGGTATTGCCCAGTCGGACAAAACCGGAATTCTGGCCAGTCCGCTGGGCACTTTTACTTATAACGAGGCGCTACTTCAGATAGAAAAACTATGTAATGCAGGGGAAGTGCGGCTCGTTTTGATCGGGTGGCCGCTCACCCTCCGGGGAGAGGAAAAGGATTCAGTTGACATGGTCCGTAAATTCATCGCCCGCCTGGAAAAAAAGACCGGATCCGCTCCCATCCAAACCATGGATGAGCGTTTTACTTCAACTATCGCCCAGCAATCCATCCGTGACTCCGGTGCCGGCCGCAAAAAAAGGCAAAGAAAAGATTTGGTTGATTCCACAGCTGCCACTATACTTCTTCAGAATTATCTCGACGCCCAGTAA
- a CDS encoding HU family DNA-binding protein has product MTYTKRDIVRRISEKKNVPMVQVEPWVDAVIESIRDTMMEANPTCRIEIRDFGVFEVKVTKAKPKARNPKTNEVIYVPEHRKTHFKPSKLLKEFLRQPLEKEEVEEA; this is encoded by the coding sequence ATGACATACACAAAAAGAGACATCGTACGTCGCATATCCGAGAAAAAAAATGTACCCATGGTACAGGTTGAGCCCTGGGTTGATGCCGTGATTGAGTCCATTCGAGACACCATGATGGAAGCCAATCCGACCTGCCGGATTGAAATCCGTGATTTCGGTGTATTTGAAGTTAAGGTGACCAAGGCTAAGCCGAAGGCCCGCAATCCGAAGACCAACGAAGTCATCTATGTTCCCGAGCATAGAAAAACGCATTTCAAACCCAGCAAGCTGCTGAAAGAATTTCTGCGTCAGCCGCTGGAAAAAGAAGAAGTGGAAGAAGCATAA
- a CDS encoding RelA/SpoT family protein, with translation MPTQNLNIVDNIENLQLDPAQQVELNTLLNECHEYLDSCDDDLIIKAFKLSFFSHEGITRASGEPYYLHPLEVARILIKEIGMDDVSVAAALLHDTVEDTSVSLDDIRKEFGPVVAHLIDGMTKISGVFKNKGVKQAETFMKMLLSMAEDLRVVLIKFADRLHNMRTIQHLPRKKQLSIATETMELFAPLAHRFGIYNIKSELEDLSFRALDPTGYKFIARKLREKKDAREAFIARFMEPVEEQLENAGFRFEIKGRPKHIYSIYRKMTRQQKPFEEIYDLFAVRIILNEPHTKEDCWRVYSFITDYYTPIPERFRDFISVPKANGYQSLHTTVITNTGQKVEVQIRTEKMDEIAEKGFAAHWRYKEGPRKEQDINRFVDWVRDVLDNPRPDAATEFVEDFQLNLYTDEIYVFSPKGELITLPKGATPIDFAFEIHSEIGERALAAKVNGKIVPLRQKLKSGDQVEIITGKQINLNPDWINDVVTHKARARLRQFIKQKERKVAEDGRHQWNKKAARAGIEISDQELAKIASKLKYSSLQKLFFDIGSGVFDVNRLTKAVKSYVSKGRLDEEKEQEPGEELQTSDHYKIAYDVSNPQGPSEGLILNGQVTDVKYSFARCCNPIPGDDIVGFISREGDIKIHRVSCKNTRHLIKTDGERIVDVSWARSSGSQFMAAIRVIGEDRVGLVSDISSLISKTLKTNMKSINVTSDSGMFEGTLIIMVEGINHLEKVLAQLQKIDGIKEVYRYE, from the coding sequence ATGCCGACACAGAACTTAAATATTGTCGATAACATCGAAAATCTTCAGCTTGACCCTGCTCAGCAGGTTGAGTTGAATACGCTGCTCAATGAGTGCCATGAGTATCTGGATTCCTGCGATGATGATCTGATCATCAAAGCCTTCAAGCTTTCTTTTTTTTCCCATGAAGGCATTACCAGGGCATCCGGAGAGCCGTATTATCTTCATCCGCTGGAAGTTGCCCGGATACTGATCAAGGAGATCGGCATGGATGATGTCTCTGTAGCTGCGGCTCTGCTGCATGATACGGTGGAGGATACCAGTGTCTCGCTTGATGACATCCGGAAGGAATTTGGTCCTGTTGTTGCGCATTTGATTGACGGCATGACGAAGATTTCCGGTGTCTTCAAAAACAAAGGTGTAAAGCAGGCAGAGACGTTCATGAAGATGCTGCTTTCAATGGCGGAAGATCTGCGGGTGGTGCTGATCAAATTTGCCGATCGTCTCCACAACATGCGTACCATCCAGCATTTGCCGAGAAAGAAACAGCTCAGCATTGCCACCGAAACGATGGAGCTGTTTGCCCCTCTTGCTCACCGTTTCGGTATTTACAACATCAAAAGCGAGCTGGAGGATCTGAGTTTCAGGGCTCTTGATCCCACAGGGTATAAATTCATAGCCAGGAAGCTTCGTGAGAAAAAAGATGCGCGGGAAGCATTCATCGCACGGTTCATGGAGCCGGTGGAGGAGCAGCTTGAGAATGCCGGTTTCCGGTTTGAGATAAAAGGACGTCCCAAGCATATCTATTCGATATACCGTAAGATGACCCGGCAGCAGAAGCCGTTTGAGGAAATCTATGATCTGTTTGCCGTCCGTATCATTCTGAACGAACCTCACACCAAGGAAGATTGCTGGCGGGTGTATTCCTTCATCACCGATTACTACACGCCGATACCGGAGCGCTTCCGTGATTTTATATCGGTACCCAAAGCCAACGGGTATCAGTCGCTGCATACCACCGTAATTACCAATACCGGACAAAAGGTCGAGGTACAGATCCGGACTGAAAAAATGGATGAAATCGCCGAAAAGGGTTTTGCCGCCCACTGGCGATACAAAGAGGGACCCAGAAAGGAACAGGATATCAACAGGTTTGTTGACTGGGTGCGGGATGTGCTCGACAATCCGCGTCCCGATGCGGCCACCGAGTTCGTCGAAGATTTTCAGCTGAATCTGTACACCGATGAAATTTATGTGTTTTCTCCCAAAGGGGAGCTGATTACGCTTCCCAAGGGAGCGACGCCCATCGATTTCGCATTTGAAATACACAGTGAGATCGGTGAGCGTGCCCTTGCCGCCAAAGTAAACGGCAAAATCGTGCCGTTGCGCCAGAAACTCAAAAGCGGCGATCAGGTTGAAATCATAACCGGAAAGCAGATCAATCTGAATCCGGACTGGATCAACGATGTCGTCACACACAAAGCCCGTGCACGGCTCAGGCAGTTTATCAAGCAGAAAGAGCGAAAAGTTGCCGAGGACGGGCGGCATCAGTGGAATAAAAAAGCGGCACGTGCCGGTATTGAAATATCCGATCAGGAACTGGCCAAAATAGCGTCCAAGCTTAAATACTCCTCCCTGCAAAAGCTGTTTTTCGATATCGGTTCCGGGGTTTTTGATGTCAACCGACTGACCAAAGCAGTAAAAAGCTACGTCAGCAAGGGGCGACTGGATGAAGAGAAGGAGCAGGAACCCGGAGAGGAGCTGCAGACATCGGATCATTATAAAATTGCCTACGATGTCTCCAATCCCCAGGGACCCAGTGAAGGTTTGATTCTGAACGGTCAGGTTACGGATGTAAAATACTCGTTTGCCCGGTGCTGCAATCCCATCCCCGGAGATGATATAGTGGGCTTCATCAGCCGGGAAGGGGACATAAAAATCCACCGGGTAAGCTGCAAGAATACACGGCATCTCATTAAAACCGACGGAGAACGTATTGTCGATGTCTCCTGGGCCCGCAGCAGCGGATCACAGTTTATGGCTGCTATACGTGTGATCGGTGAAGACCGGGTCGGACTGGTCAGCGATATTTCAAGTCTGATTTCGAAAACGCTGAAAACCAACATGAAGAGTATCAATGTGACCAGCGACAGCGGGATGTTTGAGGGCACGCTCATTATCATGGTTGAAGGAATCAACCATCTTGAAAAAGTGCTGGCTCAATTGCAGAAGATTGATGGAATTAAAGAGGTATACAGGTATGAATAG